Genomic segment of Candidatus Deferrimicrobiaceae bacterium:
CACCTTGTGCGCCAGCGGGATGGTGGAGGACGGCATCCGGGAATACCGCAAGGTGCTCGAGATCGATCCGGACAACGCGAGGGCGCTGGTCGGCCTGACCAAGGCGCATTACACCCGCGGGGAATTCCACGAGGCGATCGTGTATTGCGACAGGGCGATAGAGTGCGGATGGTCCCCGGACCCCGCCTTGCTCGGCACCCTCGAGAAGTACCGCGACCCTTCCCCCGCGTCTCTCCCCTGACGGTCCCGGCCGTACCCCCTATCCCCGGATCCGCTTCCGGATCGTCCCCCACGTCCTTGTCGTGAGAAAGCTCTCGGGGATGTTGTCCGCCATCCTCGTGAACAGTCCGAACGGCACGGCGAAGGTCAGCAGGCTCTTCTCCACGTAGGGACGGGCCGAAAGGTCGAAAAGTCCCAACACCGCCCTAGGGTCGGACCGAACGCCTTCCGCAAGCGGTAGGGTGACGATGGCCCCGCAACCCGAGGAGAACGGCGCGGTCACGGCATCGTCCTCCCGGTCGAAGGAGGTCAGGAAGTGGAGGCCCGCGAGGAGGTCCGGCGACGCGAAGAAGATGACGACTTCCGGGTCGACCGGGGAGTGCGGCATGTCGGCCCGGGTGAACAGCCCGTATCTCTTCGGCGCGGGGCGGACGGGCACCTTGGCGAACCGGGCGCGCGCCAGCTCCGGCGTCCTGAGGTACCGCTCGCCCTCCATCTTCCCGGGGATCCCGCACGACAGGAAGTATTCGATCCCCTCCCTCGGCGTTTCGAGAAAGCCCAGGTAATATCCGCCTCCCGGGCACCCGTGGTGCGACGGGGAAAGCGCCACCGGCACCCCTTCCGTCCTCGTCTTCCCGAGGAGGGCGAACAGGCAGACCCTCGCCCCCTCCGGCGGGAAGAGCGTTCCTCTCGGGAGATCGTCCGCGTACCGGAACAGCACCGGGTATTCCGACATGCCGAACGCTTCCATGAATGAACTGATCCGTGCGTTCATGACTCCCTCACTGGTCGGTCAGCGCCCCCAGGCCCACGAATCCGACCTTCGCCATGGTCCTCCCTCCCGTTCGACAAAGGGTTTCCGTCCTTGACCGGCAGCGAAAATACGGGAGAATGATACCATGGTTTCCGCCCCGCTCGAGATGTTGCGGAAGACGCCGATGTTTTCCAACCTTCCCCCCGGGGACCTGGACCGCATCGCCGGGATATCCTCCGTGCGCCATTTCGCGAGACGGGCCCCGGTCTTCCGGGAGGGGGATCGCGCCGACGGTTTTTTCATCGTCGTATCGGGGAGCGTGAAGCTCTTCAAGCTCTCCGAGGACGGGAAGGAGCAGGTCCTTCACATCCTCGAGGCGGGCCAATCCTTCGCGGAGGCGACGATCTTTGAGGGCGGGGTGTACCCCGCGGCCGCCGAGGCGCTCCGCGACAGCGACCTTCTCTTCCTCCCGAAGCGCCCCTTCATCGAACTCCTCGAGAAGAATCCGAAGATGGCGCTCCGCGTGCTCGGGTCCCTGTCCAAGTGGCTGAAAAGAATGACGGATCTCGTGGAGAACCTCGCGCTTCGGGACGTGGAGGCCCGCCTGGTCTTTTTCGTGTCCGAAGAGATGAAGCGCCTGGGCCTGCCGCTCCGGGACGGGGCGGTGTATGAGATCCCCGTCGGCAAGAACGTCCTGGCCTCCCGGCTGGGGACGGTTCCGGAAACCTTCTCCCGCACGTTGAAAAAACTGCAGGAGGAGGGAAAGATCCGCGTCCAGGGGAACCGGATCCGGATCCTGAA
This window contains:
- a CDS encoding DUF169 domain-containing protein, translating into MNARISSFMEAFGMSEYPVLFRYADDLPRGTLFPPEGARVCLFALLGKTRTEGVPVALSPSHHGCPGGGYYLGFLETPREGIEYFLSCGIPGKMEGERYLRTPELARARFAKVPVRPAPKRYGLFTRADMPHSPVDPEVVIFFASPDLLAGLHFLTSFDREDDAVTAPFSSGCGAIVTLPLAEGVRSDPRAVLGLFDLSARPYVEKSLLTFAVPFGLFTRMADNIPESFLTTRTWGTIRKRIRG
- a CDS encoding Crp/Fnr family transcriptional regulator; the protein is MVSAPLEMLRKTPMFSNLPPGDLDRIAGISSVRHFARRAPVFREGDRADGFFIVVSGSVKLFKLSEDGKEQVLHILEAGQSFAEATIFEGGVYPAAAEALRDSDLLFLPKRPFIELLEKNPKMALRVLGSLSKWLKRMTDLVENLALRDVEARLVFFVSEEMKRLGLPLRDGAVYEIPVGKNVLASRLGTVPETFSRTLKKLQEEGKIRVQGNRIRILKAESLFGALAR